From a single Lolium rigidum isolate FL_2022 chromosome 7, APGP_CSIRO_Lrig_0.1, whole genome shotgun sequence genomic region:
- the LOC124675691 gene encoding ubiquinol oxidase 1b, mitochondrial-like — MSSRMAGATLMRHLGPRLFAAAEPASGSLAASARGIMPAAARIFPARMASTDAKQVAAEKPEEAAATTEQSNKKNAVASYWGVQPRKLVREDGTEWPWFCFTPWDTYRADTSIDVKKHHEPRTLPDKVAYYAVRSLRVPMDLFFQRRHSSHALLLETVAAVPPMVGGVLLHLRSLRRFEHSGGWIRALMEEAENERMHLMTFLEVTQPRWWERALVVAAQGVFFNAYFVGYLVSPKFAHRFVGYLEEEAVHSYTEYLKDLEAGVIENTPAPAIAIDYWRLPADATLKDVVTVVRADEAHHRDANHYASDIHYQGLTLKETPAPLGFH, encoded by the exons ATGAGCTCTCGAATGGCCGGAGCCACGCTTATGCGCCACCTCGGCCCCcgcctcttcgccgccgccgagccggcgtcCGGCAGCCTCGCCGCCAGTGCCAGGGGCATCATGCCCGCCGCCGCGAGGATCTTCCCCGCCCGGATGGCCAGCACGGATGCCAAACAAGTCGCCGCTGAGAAgcccgaggaggcggcggcgaccacggagcagagcaacaagaagaacgcCGTGGCCAGCTACTGGGGCGTCCAGCCACGGAAGCTCGTCAGGGAGGACGGCACGGAGTGGCCATGGTTCTGCTTCACG CCATGGGACACGTACAGGGCGGACACCTCGATCGACGTCAAGAAGCACCACGAGCCGCGGACGCTCCCGGACAAGGTGGCGTACTACGCCGTGCGCTCGCTGCGCGTGCCCATGGACCTCTTCTTCCAGCGCCGGCACTCGAGCCACGCGCTCCTCCTCGAGACGGTCGCGGCGGTGCCGCCCATGGTGGGCGGCGTGCTGCTGCACCTGCGCTCGCTCCGGCGCTTCGAGCACAGCGGCGGCTGGATCCGGGCGCtgatggaggaggccgagaacgaGCGCATGCACCTCATGACCTTCCTGGAGGTGACGCAGCCGCGCTGGTGGGAGCGcgcgctcgtcgtcgccgcccaGGGCGTCTTCTTCAACGCATACTTCGTCGGCTACCTCGTCTCCCCCAAGTTCGCGCACAGATTCGTGGGCTacctcgaggaggaggccgtgcACTCGTACACGGAATACCTCAAGGACCTGGAGGCGGGAGTCATCGAGAACACGCCGGCGCCCGCCATCGCCATCGACTACTGGCGCCTCCCCGCCGACGCCACGCTCAAGGACGTCGTCACCGTCGTGCGCGCCGACGAGGCGCACCACCGCGACGCCAACCACTACGCATCG GACATCCATTACCAGGGACTGACGCTCAAGGAGACGCCTGCGCCGCTCGGGTTCCACTGA
- the LOC124674775 gene encoding uncharacterized protein LOC124674775, with protein MDPSAEEPGPPRAAASVGAEPAEGSRRRRGAAVRGVLGVAFPIAASFLFSFLVGIAGLALGGLSSTASVSMPSTCRILSTGVDIRSSKICELGLLNYRAKHVFYPSSNRRFRCHDDYYWASVFEVEYTEYFSGQTSYAMAEAPKEALPHNCRPDFGAAWSTTAKFKVNESYSCRYTLGSTKADVYPDKLFNCTAEEPSIVEMLKRIFVLFSKSYMSKDFSSGRMLGYVAAGVVAGMLSSLVITIVLRSFRGVFLGAVRWAVSNHSIRVFAYRFKRACLLVAYVSFVGWITLQYSKMIGLKELLLDYKLMERFM; from the exons ATGGATCCCTCGGCGGAAGAGCCCGGGCCACCACGGGCTGCCGCGAGCGTTGGGGCAGAGCCAGCGGAGGGcagcaggcggcggcgcggggctgcTGTCCGCGGCGTGCTCGGGGTGGCCTTCCCCATCGCGGCATCATTCCTCTTCTCCTTTCTCGTCGGCATCGCGGGCCTCGCCCTCGGCGGGCTCTCATCCACCGCATCTGTCTCCATGCCCTCCACTTGCCGCATCCTCTCCACTG GCGTGGACATCCGGTCATCAAAGATTTGCGAGCTTGGACTGTTGAACTATAGAGCTAAGCATGTATTTTACCCCTCAAGTAATCGAAGATTCCGCTGCCATGATGACTACTACTGGGCATCAGTTTTCGAG GTTGAGTACACAGAATATTTTTCTGGCCAAACATCTTATGCAATGGCAGAGGCTCCAAAAGAGGCTCTTCCTCACAATTGCCGGCCTGATTTTGGTGCAGCATGGTCAACAACAGCAAAGTTCAAG GTCAATGAATCATACAGTTGCAGATACACGTTAGGGAGTACCAAAGCTGACGTTTATCCGGACAAGCTATTCAATTGCACTGCTGAGGAACCTTCAATAGTTGAAATGCTgaaaaggatatttgtatt GTTTTCAAAGTCCTACATGTCAAAAGATTTCAGTTCAGGACGGATGCTTGGATATGTAGCAGCAGGAGTTGTGGCTGGCATGCTGAGTTCTCTAGTCATCACTATAGTACTACGAAGCTTCCGAGGAGTGTTCCTCGGTGCTGTCAGGTGGGCTGTAAGCAACCATAGCATCAGGGTGTTTGCTTATCGTTTTAAGCGAGCTTGTCTTCTTGTGGCATATGTATCTTTTGTTGGCTGGATTACTTTGCAGTACAGCAAAATGATTGGGTTGAAAGAACTTCTATTAGATTACAAACTCATGGAGAGGTTCATGTAA